GGCCAGTAGGGCAAGGGTTTGTCACCGCCCACATCGAGGGTGCGCACCACCAGCGGGCGCCCCTGCAGGCCATCGAGCACGCGGCGATACTCCGCTTCTTGGGTGGCGACATCCGGCAGTTGCGGATGGGCCATGAAGATCAGTTCGGTGCGCAACAGGCCGACACCTTCGGCGCCAAGCTCCACCACCTTGTCGATGCCACTGCTGTCACCGATGTTGGCGAAGACTTCGACGGCATGGCCATCGCGGGTCACGGCCGGCTCATGGCGATTCGCCCAGGCGGCCTGCAGACGCTGCTCACGCTGATCGCGTTCGGCCAACGCACGCTGCAGCTCATCGGCAGCTGGCGCAACGCTGACCTTGCCGCGCTGGCCGTCAAGCAACAGCGGCGTGCCCGCCTCCACCCGCAGGATCGCCGCCCCGACACCGACGACCGCCGGAATGCCCAGGGCACGGGCGACGATGGCACTGTGTGCGGTGGCCCCTCCTTGCGCGGTCACGATGCCAGCAACCCGCGCCGGGTCGAGACGCGCCACATCGGACGGCCCGACTTCAGCCATCACCAGCACATAGGGCTGTTGCGGCTCGGCCTGCTCGGCGACGCCACACAGCTGCGCCAGCACCCTTCGGCCAATGTCGCGCAGGTCGGCGGCACGTTCGGCGAGCAACGCATCGCGCAGCGCCTCCTGCTGGCTGGCGGCCGCCTCGATCACCGCCATCCACGCCGCTGCGGCACTTTCGCCCTGGGCCAGGCGCAGATCCACCTCATCGCCCAGTGCCGGGTCGGCGAGCATCTCCTGGTGTGTGATGAAGATCTCACCGATGGCCTTGTCGCTGCGCTGCACCAGTGTCTGCAGCTCGGCATCGACCGCCGCCAGGGCAGCGCGCAGCCTGGCACGCTCCTGGGCGCAGGATTCGCCGCGCAGCGGATAATCGAACTGGCGCTCAATCCTTACATGGGCCGGCCCGCTGGCGATGCCTGGCGCTGCACCGACGCCCTGGACCTGGCTACCGGGCAGCGGCGCTTGCACGGTTTCGCGCACCACCTCGGCGACCGGCTGGGCAAGCGCTGGCAACGGTTCGACGTCCTCGCCCAGGCCCTGTTCGATGGCTTCCAGCAACACCGGCAGGGCATCACTGGCGATGGCCGGCTCGGCGATAAGCTCCAGTTCCTGCCCACGCCGGGCCCCTAGTGACAGCAGGCGGCTCAGGCTTTTCACCGACACGCCGGGATGGCCGCTGTCGGTCAGGCGGATGCGGATTTCACCCTCGAAGCCCTTGGCCAGTTGCGCCAGCACCTTCGCCGGGCGGGCATGCAGGCCATGGGGGTTGGCCAGTATCACGCGCACGCTGGGCCAGTCGGGCGGCGCCTCGCCGCCCAGCACCTGCAACACATCGCGACTGCTGGTGGCCTGGTAGAGGGTCTGCCCACGCCCTTCGATCAGCACCTGACAAAGACGCTCGAGCAAGGCCTGATGCGCAGCACCAAGACTGGCCAGGCAGAACAGACCGTTCAAGGGCTGATCGCGATGCCGCAGGGGCTGCTGCGGGGTCACGAACGCCAGGCCCGGCTGCAGCACCTCGCGCTCGCTGTGCAACCACCACAGCCCCTCTCCCAGCGGAAGTGGCTCGGCCTGCTGCAACAGCGCTGCGAAACCACTGTCCACACAGCCGCCACGCTGCAGCAGGCGCGCACCGCGCCAGGCCAGTTCAGCGAAGTCTTCGGCGGGCAGGTTCAGACCGATCAGTTGTGCATCCAGCGCCAGCTCGCGCGGCGCCCCCTGCAACAGCTTGAGCAGTGCGTCGGCGGAGCTGGCGCGGCGCAGCGCCTCGGCCAGGTCGGTTTCACCCAGGGCGCGCGTCAGCAGTTGCAACAGGCGCAGGTGTTCGTCAGAGCGTGCGGCGATGCCGATCGCCAGGTAGACGATATGCCCGTCGCCCCAGTCCAC
The Pseudomonas putida genome window above contains:
- the ptsP gene encoding phosphoenolpyruvate--protein phosphotransferase: MLELAREQIAMGQVASDKAAALRLLADRLVSDGLVAEGYLQGLEAREAQGSTFLGQGIAIPHGTPQTRDLVFATGVRLLQFPEGVDWGDGHIVYLAIGIAARSDEHLRLLQLLTRALGETDLAEALRRASSADALLKLLQGAPRELALDAQLIGLNLPAEDFAELAWRGARLLQRGGCVDSGFAALLQQAEPLPLGEGLWWLHSEREVLQPGLAFVTPQQPLRHRDQPLNGLFCLASLGAAHQALLERLCQVLIEGRGQTLYQATSSRDVLQVLGGEAPPDWPSVRVILANPHGLHARPAKVLAQLAKGFEGEIRIRLTDSGHPGVSVKSLSRLLSLGARRGQELELIAEPAIASDALPVLLEAIEQGLGEDVEPLPALAQPVAEVVRETVQAPLPGSQVQGVGAAPGIASGPAHVRIERQFDYPLRGESCAQERARLRAALAAVDAELQTLVQRSDKAIGEIFITHQEMLADPALGDEVDLRLAQGESAAAAWMAVIEAAASQQEALRDALLAERAADLRDIGRRVLAQLCGVAEQAEPQQPYVLVMAEVGPSDVARLDPARVAGIVTAQGGATAHSAIVARALGIPAVVGVGAAILRVEAGTPLLLDGQRGKVSVAPAADELQRALAERDQREQRLQAAWANRHEPAVTRDGHAVEVFANIGDSSGIDKVVELGAEGVGLLRTELIFMAHPQLPDVATQEAEYRRVLDGLQGRPLVVRTLDVGGDKPLPYWPIADEDNPFLGVRGVRLTLQRPQVMEEQLRALLRAADDRPLRIMFPMVGQMHEWRAAKAMVERLREEIPVNDLQVGIMVEVPSAALLAPQLAREVDFFSIGTNDLTQYALAIDRGHPSLSAQADGLHPAVLQLIDMTVRAAHAEGKWVGVCGELAADPQAVPVLLGLAVDELSVAARSVAEVKALVRQADYSTARALAREALQQDSAEAVRALVERD